tcttcatccccatttcacagatgaggtaaatgaggcccagagaagttaagtgacttgcccacagtcacacagctgacaggcggcagagccgggagtcgaacccatgacctctgactcccaagcccgggctctttccactgagccacgctgcttctttaataaatacaaataaagcgGGTTGGTCCcacaagagtccctgtcccacaatattCATGCCAGGATTTCCCCGTCAGAATTTCAGAGATAGTTTAGCTTTGGCAGGGAGAGGACTGTcaaaatcatcatcaacatccgtatgtatatatttttaaggtatttgttaagctcttactatacgccaggcactgtactgagcgccggggtagacgcaagatcgtcgggttggacccggtgcccgaaaccctcacggggctcacggcctgaaTCCccgtttgatagatgagggaaccgaggcgcagggaagtgaagtgacctgtccgaggtcacacggcagaccagtggcggagctgggatttagaacccgggtccttccgactcccaggcccgggctcgatcccctaggccatgctgcttctccttattgagctgcttctcttattgagcCCCTCTTGGGTTCACGGAAAAGCGTAGGTGATTGGGAAGGGTACGATAAAGGTAGAGCATGTGCCTCTCATTCCCTTCCTTGTCatcttttcacttggatttgaatcctttatcctccccgccctcagccctacagcacttatgttcatagttGTAATcgactgatttatttatattaatgtccgtctccccataagttcactgtggggagggaatgcgtctaccaactcgtttatattatactctcccaagttctgcacagaataagcatgtgATAAACATGATTATGATGTCTATAGAGTAGAATTAAGGTGTGAGCTTGGGGAACATCATCTAACCCAATATTTCCTGATTTGCGTTAAATAGATCCAGTCGCCCAGGATGCCCACCTTTCATTTATGTAGTTAAGATGAGGATCATGGTAAATCAAAAGGTAttgtctgagtgcttactgtgtgtcagggaccgtactaagcactagggtagatacaagctaatcaggttggacactggacacgatccatgtcccacatcggcctcattcatccccattttacagatgaagtaactgaggcacagagaagttaagtggcttgccctaaagTTACATGGCAGACGTGGCGGAAACGGGAGTAGAACCCGGATCCTActgtttcccaggcccggactgtatccaccaggctatgcttcTTCTCAATTAAGGGACTAAAAACTcccttaatttttattttaataattagCTAAATGACAGCCCTTAGTCCTCCTTGGCAAACCGAAATATGCCGAGAGGAGTCACCtggaatacaattttttttaagatcCTGGATATTTTGGGTGTAAGAAACGCCCTCTTGTGTGACCCCCAAATTGCAGTATTGGAAAATAAAACAGAGGAAAGACAGTGCAGTCTGATTGGATGGTTTTTTCCCCACGTGAAATGCCAGAACAAAATGAAGCTCCATTATGTGGATTTTAGTTCTTCCGACATAGTTGTGTTCCCTAATATAACATCAAATTTTTGGAAATGAATTTGACAGAACAGGGTCATATTTCTCCTGCATCTTGACATGAACACGTGCAGATTTTGGTCTCAAGTGGACAGATGATCTGGTGTGAGAggtagcgtagcctagtggataaaacccgggcctggaactcagaagatgtgggttctaatcctctctctgcctcacgtctgcttcgtgacctggggcaagtcgcttcacttctctgggcctcagctacctcatctgtaaaatggggattaagagtgtgagccccgtgtgggacggggaccgtgtccaaccccatttgctcgtatccatctcagcacttaaaacggtgcctggcacatggtagcactaaacaaattccgctattattattattatgtgaagctTAATCCCTTTCTGCGttagatggctttttttttttttttaacataccaCAGCTCTTTCTtactctgcctctctgtccttctccctctttcatttttcaaaaaaaccacccctcacccccagaaaGCCCTGCAGGAATACTCCAACTGCTTGGAACTCTTGCCAGCGACCAATTTTTCCATGGGACGAGACATTCGGGAGGGCCAGGCCCGGTGCTTAGTCCATCtaggaaggcccagagaagcactgAGCGTAGCAGAAAAGCTGGTAAGTAATCTTCTCCGTCACATATTTTCCTCAGGTGAGGCTTGCACTCTTTGAAccagagtctctagactgtagtctcgctttgggcagggaacgcgtccactGAATCTTTTGTATtggcctctcccccagtgcttacaacagtgcttggcacttagtaagagcttaacgaatcccattaaaaaacaaaaaagctatACAAGCCccccttccatttccttctcagtCATCCTGTGGAATGGGTCAGCTTTTTTTCAGAGAATTTGGTTTCCATTTTGAATCAAGGCACTCAGGACGCAGATCCCACTGGAAAAcacaccaggcctgggagtacatttctttaaattaaatgttatgaattatttattttactgcctgtctccccctctagattgtaacctcgttatgggcaggaaacttgtctgctacctctgttggactggactttcccaagtgtttggttcagtgccctgcatgtagttaggattcaatgaataccaagcagcgtggctcaggagcatgggcttgggagtcagaggtcatgggttcgaatccccgctctgccacctttcagctgtgtgactgtgggcaagtcacttaatttctctgtgcctcagtgacgacCTCTGTAAAATcgcgattaggactgtgagcctcacgtaggacaacctgattacccagtatctgccccaccgcttagaacagtactctgcgcataggaactgcttaacaaataccattattattattattattattgatcgatcgattgtttgatcaatcagaggacctgggttgtcatcctggctctgccacttgcttgctgggtgtccttgggcaagtcacccctcagttcctcatctgtaaagtggggataataatgttggtatttgttaagcacttactatgtgcagagcactgttctaagcgctggtgtacatacaggggaatcaggttgtcccacgtgaggctaacagtctacatccccattttacagatgaggtaactgaggcacagagaagtgaagtgacttgcccacagtcacacagctgacaagtagcagagctgggatacgaacccatgacctctgactcccaagcccgggctctttccacttagcctcaCTGCCTCTCTATAGGGCTGATTCAACcctatactccctcctacttagaatgtgagctccatgtgtccatcctgattagctggtatcttctccagctctttaaaacagtgtttgacacatagtgaacatttaacaaatataataataataatgttggtatttgttaagcgcttagtatatgcagagcactgttctaagcgctggggtagacacaggggaatcaggttgtcccacgtggggctcacagtcttaatccccattttccagctgaggtaactgaggcacagagaagtgacttgcccacagtcacacagctgataagtggcggagctgggattagaacccgtgacctctgacccccaagcccgggctccttgcattgagccacgctgcctctcataataataataataatgatgatgatgataaatctgGGTCATGAGAAATAAGGTCTTTAGCAAGAACCGAAgcttcatagagtgctctgctcactgtaagccTCTAACAGATAACATGGTTTGAACTGGATCTTTAACCAAGAATAATCATTCTTCAAGTTctcgtttttttaaaaatggtatctgttatgctcttactatgtgccgagcagtgtactaagcgctggggtagatacaagctaatctgtttggacacagtcttccatatgggtctcactttcttaatcattttacacagtaagcgctcaatcaatacgattgattgattttacagatgagggaacctgcccagggtcacccagcaagacaggtggtagaggtgggattagaacccaggccccccccccccccccccccggccccgagctccttcctaggccatgccgcttctcgaggCAGCGGACGTTAATTAGCAAGTGAAGTAAGGTTGAGGCATTGATGGTTTTGCTGATTCAAAAAGCTTTCCGTTGAGGGATTGCTAAAAGAAAACTTCTGCTGCCTAGGCTAGGAAATCAAATGGATGAATTTAGACCAAGCCACCGAGGGACTCCTATTAGCAAAAAATATTTAGCTGAGTGAATTTGCACGTTGCCAGGAAGATTATATACCCTTTTCGGCATGGATTACTCAGTGGGGGAGCgtatttttctctttaaaatcAGTCGATCGTTcgtcttgagcgcttattacgtatcgagcactgcgctaagtgctggggagggtccAGTGCACCAGAATGAGCCGGCACGTCTCCTGCCCAGGGAACTCACTAGAACCTTTGATAACGTATTGATCTGTTGGTTCATCATCAGCGCCAAGAAGCTACGAACTCAGACCACTTAACCACAGTGCTGTACCTCTGGCTGGCCATCTACCAGAGTCTGGGGGCCTTAGAAAAAGCAATCCTGGCCCTACAGCAGCTGGCCAGCCTCCATCCTTTCAATCCTTGGACCTGGAAGAAGCTGGCGGAGGTTTACCTCAGGCTTGGGCCTGCCAAGtcttccccctcatcccctccactGAACGGATTCCCCTCAGCGGACCAGGCTTTCCCAGCCCCTTTGACGTCGTCGGGAAGAGACCCTCTCTCGTGTTCCCCCGACGGCCAGAACAGGCCGGATCGACCTCGCAGGAGGTTTTCTCCGGGCGCGGAGAGTGGGAAGGCCGCAGCCTGCCGTCACGGCCGGGAAATGGAGGAAGGCGTCGCCGGTTTTCCGGGCCTCCCGGCGGGAGGGAGACGAGTCGGTTCCGCCGTCAAAATCAGGGTTCCGGAAGGATCGACGGAGTTCCGGGCTAAAGCGTGTTGCTCCTTCGTAAGAGCCAGGTAAGGGGAGAGAGCGTGAGCGAAAATGCAAAGCAAGGCGGGGTCCAAACGAGGGCAAACTCCGGACCCCACaaacaagagaaacagcgtgggcttgtggctagagcccgggcctgggagtcacaaggacctgggttctaatccccgctccgcctcgtgtctgctggttgtcaggcaagtcacttcacttctctgggcttcagttactgcgtctgtaaaatggagattcaacctgtgagccccgtgtgggcgtggactgtgtccaaactgaagtccttgtatctatcccagcacttagtacagtgcctggcacatagtaagcgcttcacaaataccaaaaaaataaaataaaaggagcagcatggcctagtggaaagagtatgggactgggagtcagaggacctgggttctaatctcataaAATTTGTCGGctggctatgtggccttgggcgagtcactccacttctctgtgcctcagttacctcaactgtaaaatggggattaaatacctattccgcCCCctgctatttagattgtgagccccatgtaagacagggatgttgtgtctgatctaatcagcacttagaacagtgtaatgcttaaccaataccctaaaaAATAACTCAAACCCATTTCCTGGACCCTCGGGGCCTTTCAGTCTAAGAATAGCAGGGGTGCTCAAGATGGACAGTGGATAAGTACGGAAAGATTGaaatgaggggttggtggtgagctagatgagatggaggtccagtaagaaagttagcactagaggagcaaagtgtgccggctgggttgtagtagaagagtgaggtgaaggaggagagggcaaggggattgagtgctttgaagcttagtactgtgctctgcacgtggaaggcgctccgtaaatacgattgaatgaataatcaggttggacacacttcctgtcccaccaggggctcccggccttaaagttggaggaaaataataatagcaaaacaATCACGCTGAGAATGGCAGAACATTGTGTTAGAGGAATCAAGTCGTTACCAAGTCCAGCagcccccccattttttttttttaaatggtatttattaagtgctcactatatgccaggcactgtactgggagcgtaccgtacaagtgctggggtagatagaagctaatcaggttggacgcagcccatgtcccacggggggctcatagtctcaatccctatattagagatgagttaactgaagcacagagaagtgacttgcccagggtcactcagcagataaggggtggaaccgggatgagaacccaggtccccagactcccaggcttgtacgcTGTCCCTCAGTCAGTGCTGCTCCTCTCGAGTCCTGTCCCTGGAATCCTCCCCGCCCTGTCCCACTTAGAACTGAGCACCCAAAACACAGAGGCGGCGAGGGGTATATTCAGTCAAACTACGGc
The Ornithorhynchus anatinus isolate Pmale09 chromosome 4, mOrnAna1.pri.v4, whole genome shotgun sequence genome window above contains:
- the C4H8orf76 gene encoding uncharacterized protein C8orf76 homolog isoform X3 is translated as MRIMVNQKKALQEYSNCLELLPATNFSMGRDIREGQARCLVHLGRPREALSVAEKLRQEATNSDHLTTVLYLWLAIYQSLGALEKAILALQQLASLHPFNPWTWKKLAEVYLRLGPAKSSPSSPPLNGFPSADQAFPAPLTSSGRDPLSCSPDGQNRPDRPRRRFSPGAESGKAAACRHGREMEEGVAGFPGLPAGGRRVGSAVKIRVPEGSTEFRAKACCSFVRARLLLQLIESQQTSFALEKNLKAQKEIEDRVKTFGFEEETLLLISEVMGEDIVPEKVKDEGHAEVKCVGSAALDALVIASIKEFEDRWFRKIEEHIGTFEKRGH
- the C4H8orf76 gene encoding uncharacterized protein C8orf76 homolog isoform X1, with protein sequence MEELLGAEFEDSLFEKGRERPGPGPAPAYTAKACEPQWFCEITASKDDVEILTIKKFRGDLAYRKQEFQKALQEYSNCLELLPATNFSMGRDIREGQARCLVHLGRPREALSVAEKLRQEATNSDHLTTVLYLWLAIYQSLGALEKAILALQQLASLHPFNPWTWKKLAEVYLRLGPAKSSPSSPPLNGFPSADQAFPAPLTSSGRDPLSCSPDGQNRPDRPRRRFSPGAESGKAAACRHGREMEEGVAGFPGLPAGGRRVGSAVKIRVPEGSTEFRAKACCSFVRARLLLQLIESQQTSFALEKNLKAQKEIEDRVKTFGFEEETLLLISEVMGEDIVPEKVKDEGHAEVKCVGSAALDALVIASIKEFEDRWFRKIEEHIGTFEKRGH
- the C4H8orf76 gene encoding uncharacterized protein C8orf76 homolog isoform X2 → MWFCEITASKDDVEILTIKKFRGDLAYRKQEFQKALQEYSNCLELLPATNFSMGRDIREGQARCLVHLGRPREALSVAEKLRQEATNSDHLTTVLYLWLAIYQSLGALEKAILALQQLASLHPFNPWTWKKLAEVYLRLGPAKSSPSSPPLNGFPSADQAFPAPLTSSGRDPLSCSPDGQNRPDRPRRRFSPGAESGKAAACRHGREMEEGVAGFPGLPAGGRRVGSAVKIRVPEGSTEFRAKACCSFVRARLLLQLIESQQTSFALEKNLKAQKEIEDRVKTFGFEEETLLLISEVMGEDIVPEKVKDEGHAEVKCVGSAALDALVIASIKEFEDRWFRKIEEHIGTFEKRGH